A segment of the Planctomycetaceae bacterium genome:
CCGTGACTGTCTGGCGCGTTCGGCAAGGACTCGAAAATATGTTTCGACCCGACTTCGGTACTCCTCAGAGACCTGATCGGTCCGGCTTTGAATCACATCCTCTGCGGAATTCGTTCGCAGCTTGCCCCAGTTCTCGTTCTCTTTTCGATTGACCCGCGTAACGTCAAAATCGGTTCCGGCCGGAGGTTCGGAGAATCCATCAGCGGATTGCTGCGCAGGATTGCGCATCGCAGCGACAGCTTGTTGCTGCATCTGATTACGAGCGGCCGCTAACTCGGCCTGCCGAGCTTGCGCCTCCTGAGTCATGGCATTGACGCGTGAAGCGGGCGTCGGACTGGCTTCCGTTGCCGCACCCGGCGCAGCTTGTTGAGACGCTTGCAGTCGATCAAGTTCGTCGAGCGTCCGTGCCAGTTGCTGACCACGAGCAAGCTCGTCAGGGGTAAACGACTGTTCCGCTGCCTGTGAATCCACAGGTTGAGACGCGCTGGATTGCGGACTGTTGTCTGCTGGTCCGCCTCCGACGGATTGCTGGCTGGCCGGCTGGGCTCCCTGAGCTAATTTTTCCGTCTGGTCCTGCTGCGTCTCTGCCGCGTCTGCCAGCAGGGGCTGCAGGATCTGATCCAAATGACCGGACTGCTGCAGGAAGGCCTGCTCTGCCGTCGCCAGTTCCTTCTGAGCCAGCAAGGCCTGAGCGTTTGTTCTTCCAGGGCTGACCGGGTGTGCATCGTCTGGGTTCGTTGCCACCGCGTTTGATTCTGAGTCTGTTTTTCCCGGGTCGAACTCACCCGCGTCATCCGACGGCTGTGTCTTGCTTGTGGCATCCAGCGTTGTGGCATCCTGTTTCATCGCGGCTTTTTGATCGTTTGCCGTTGCCTCGTTGGAAGCGATGTCGAGTTGTTTTTCTGCATTCTTCGATTCGTTTTGCGCGACGCGTGCAATCTGGGCTGCGGTTTCCAGAAGCGGTTGCACGGCTGGCTGATTGTTGAGTCGTCGTTCGTGCCGGGCGGCCCTTGCAACATCATCAGACGCCGCCTGAACATCTTCTGTGATTTCTGATTGCTGTTGTTTGGCGGATGCGAGCTGACTGGCGGCTGGATTCAGATCTTTCTGGAAATCTGTCGCGTCAGCAATCCCACTCGCCGCGTTCAGAATGCGTTCGGCGTCATCGAGGGCTTCAGCTGCATAATGATCCGCCAACTGAATGGCGGGATTGGGTGCGGAAAGAGGGGGTTGCTTCTTTGAGGCGACTGCGTCCGCATGGTCATGTCGTTCCTGTGCCTTTTGTCGGGCCGCAGACAATTCGTCCTCTGCCTTGTTGACCTCTTCCTGTGTCGTGTCTCGATGATTTTGGGCCTGTACCAGCTGAGTCTTCAGATTTGCATCGTCGGGTTTTTTTTCCAGTGATTTTTGAACCTGTTCGATGCGCTGTTCCGCTTTGCGAAGCTCATTTTCAGCGTTTTTTACAGACTGTTCGCTGCGCCGCTTTGCATCGTCGGCGCGTCGAGCCAGATCATTGGCGGTTCGCTTCTGCTGATCCAGAAACCGCTGTCGGCGGGATTCCAGATCTTTTTGCTGTGCGGCTCTGGTTGCGTCGTCCTTATGGATTGCTGAGTCCTGTTCTTTGACTGTTTGCTGCTGCGCCAGTTTGAGTGATTCGGTCGCCTTTTCAATGGCATCTCGAGCCTCCACGGCCGTCTGATTCAGATCGGCAAGCAAAGTGTCGTCCCGTGCGCTATTGGCTTTTGAAGCGGCTTCGTTCAGCAACTTCTGAGTCTCAGTGAAGTGTTCCCGGGCCTGTGCTGACTGGCCCATGGCAGCCGACTGGATCGCCTGAGCAACCAGCATTGTTGAAAGGCGAGAGGCTTCCTGGCCAACTTCGCGAAGCTGAGTGGCGAGTTCCCGTTTACGATCCTGGAATGCCTGATCGGATCGCTCATTGGTTCGCTGGATGTTTTGATCGTCGTTGGCGGCATACTCAAGAGCGTTTCGAGCTTCCTGAATTGCGTTGCGGGAAATCTCTGACAAGGCCTGCTGCATGGCAGGATTCTGTTGGAGCTCTGCCTCGAGTTCCTGGATCAGTTGATCAGGAGACTGGCTGATCTGTTCTTCCAGTTGCTGCACGCTGTCGTATTGTTCAGCCATCTTCCGCGCGATTCCGGTTTGTTGTTCTGACAGGCGAAGTTGTTGTCTGGAATCGGCAACGTCCTGGCCCTGATTGAGTTGCTGAAAGTGCCGGGCCACCAGATCCAAAGCCTGGGCGGTCAGTTCCTGTTGTTCTGAGGCTTGCGCGAGTTCATTGACGCGTTCCGCAGACGAAGGATTCTGCAACGCGTCCTGCATAATTTGATTCATTCGAATCGCTGGCTGCTGGATCAAAGCGATGCTGTCGTCTGCATCTCGTGCGCGTTCACGCTGTTCCGTTTCCAGAAGGTCCTGCCGGTTGGCATCATCGATTAAAGCGTCTACAAGGTCCTGAATTTGTTGGTTAATCTGCTGCTGCTCCTGCTGCAGTTGGGCCAGTGTAGCGTCAGCATCGCTTGATGTTGCATCCTGCCGGTCTTCTGTCGCGACTTCCGTCTGGTCGGCGACCTGAATCGTTTGTTCTTCCAGACGACGCACTTCAGCGGAAGTCTGTTCGGCCATTTGTGAAATCGTGGGAGAATACTTCGCGATCGTCGCGCGGGCATCCTCCATGACTGGGTGAAGACGTTCGACAATTTCTGCGAGTGATGTTTGAATCTGTTCCAGTTCATGGCTGGCGGAAATCATGTGGTCGCGTTTCCACCGTCGTTCGCCAATTTTTCGACCCGCATCTCGCGCTGCGGCGGACCACCGCAGCTGATCGACGGGCCCGACGAGTTCACCTGCGACCCGTGCTTCTTTCAAATGCTGACTGGCCGTTTCCAGTAACCGTTGGGTCAGATCCCATTGTCGCGGATGATCGATGTGCGACTGCAGGCTTTGCGATTGCCATCGTTCCATTTCGAGCAGCTGATTCACAACATTCTGCGCCAGAATCAGGTCATGTCCGGCTTCCAGTGTTCTGTATGCCGGGGCGATTTCAAGGATCTGTTGGGGGATTTCTGATTCGGCGATGGGCCCTGTACGATGCTGGTTCAGCAGCGAAGTCGCAGCACGAACGGTGAGTCCGGCGTCGGCTGCATACTGAGAATCTGAATCTCTGCGCAGTTGCGTCAGTTGTCTGCGGGCCCGCAGTTGATCGATGCTGATCCGATGCTTCAGGTCGATCTCGAAAGCGAATCGTTCTGCCTGTTCCAGCAGCTGTTTTCCCTGTAAGGAATCCACAGCCTGAGTTGCCTGCATGACCAGACGATTTTCCTGTTCAGCAGCCCGGCCCGCCTGTTCGATGGGGACGTACAGACTGCCGGATCGCTGATCGAAATCGCGCCACGTGTGTTGCTGTCGGTTGGGAATACCTCCGTCTGCTGTATCGATGCGCTGCTGCTGTTGAAGTTGCTCGAGAACATAGACGGCTGTGGCTTTCAGTTCTTCAATCTTGTCGTCCGATTCCATCGCGTAAGTCAGTCGGTCGCGCACAGATTCGGACCACTGCAGCAGTCGGGTCATGGGACTTTCGAGAGATGTGGGCAAATCTGTTCTGTGAGTGTGAATCAGTCGTTCCAGGGCTCTCAACTGATTCAGGATAATGGTTTCGTGTCGCTGAAGTCGCTGCCAGGTTTGTGTGGGATGATGGACAATCATCTGCTGGTGACGGAGCATCGCATCGAGATCGCTGGCCAGTGAATTCAGAAAATTGAACGCCGCCAGGTACTGATACTGATCGTGTAATTGCTTTGCGTCGTCGGCTGTTCGTTCGAATGTTCGTTTGAGTTCATCCAGAGCTTTGCTGTGTTGATCACCGTCGCTGCTGGACGGGATCGTCTGCACTAGCCATAAAATGGTGGAGGCGTGTTCCCTTTCTGTGCGAGCAACCAGTCGGCCGGCCAGATCCAGTTCATGCGCATCTGCGCCGGGGGCCATTTCACGTTCAACATCCTGGATCTGCTTCAGTAGTTTCGAAGCAAGTTCGCGTTGTTTGTGAGCAAGATCTGCCAATGCGGCCCGATCTGACTGCCGTTGGTTCGCAGGATTGCCCGGTTCACGAAGTCGATCAATCACTTCCAGTGCAGATGTTTTGTGCTGGTTGAGAGATACAGAGAAATCGGCCATGTGCTTCTGCAGGCTTAGCTTTCGCTCCATCATCGTATGACGCAGCGGGTCAAATTCCCGCGCTGCCACCACCAGACGCAGCGGAACCGATTCGCCGATGCTGCCTTTGCGATCTGTTGCAACCAGTTTCGTCAGCACCTGGTCGCCCGTTTTCAGGCGATGATGTGCCAGGTCCCATTCCCATGCCGTGGTCAGTTGGCGACCTTCGGTCCCGCCGACAGACTGGTACTCCAGCGGCAACACCAACCATTCGTCGCCGTTAATGGAAACGTGCTGATGCAGACTGGCGACAGGCAAATCATCCTCCGCCATTCCCTGCAGCGCGAGAATGTCATTTGGCGGTACAAGCAGCGTTGTCTCCTGCTGGTTGACAAATCCTGCTCGGGGGATCAGATCCGGTACAGGACGGATTTCGTGTCGGGGGGCAAATGTGTTTTCGAAACCCGTTTCCTCTGATACCAGCCTTACCTTATAGACAGCGGGTTCCTCAATCGTGACTGTGGCCTGCCATGTGTTTGCTTGTTTGTCCGCTGGCGTCAGCGCAACCGTTTGGATGTCGTCCGAATCTATCGGATCGATCACCAGTTCGGCGATCGAAACCTGCTGATCCATGACCAGGGAAAGACTGGCTTGAGTGCCTTCAAGGGCAATCAGGTCGCCATGTGATTCCGCGAGTTGTCTGGGTGGCAGAAGGCTGTAGTCGGGATAATTCAGGGTCTTTTGAAATGTGACAACGTGGGGCCGCGGACGCGATTCCAGCCGAAACTTCTGAGTGATGGCATCGCCGGCAAGAATACGATATTCCACCGTTTCGTCCATCACATGAATATTGGCGGTGTACTCATCCTTATGATCGGAACCACCACCTCGGTGACGCATGATCTGGCGAGCTACGCCATCCGATGCTGTCGAAATCTCCAGCGTTACTTCATCGACGGTGCCACCACTGACGGCAACGACCACGGCAACGGTTTCATCTTCGGCCATCAGTTTTGACTGGGGTGTTGGTTCGAGGATTTCGACACGAATGCGTGATACGCGAGCGATGTTTGCTCCGGGAAGAATCGTGCGGACGGCGAGCCGCCGAAAGCGATCATCTGATGATGTCAGAAGGAGGGTTCCGGTGGCGACCAGAATTCCGGCTGCGATAAGCCAGCGGAAGACCAGTTGCACGGGCAGCAATGACGGGATCTTAAGACGACCCATTTGCGTCGCAACGCTGCCCTGCAGCAAACTGCGGAACAGGGGTGAATCGTGAACGGTGCCCGGGTTTTCCACGGCGAGTTCAACAGCGGATAACAGATTCTCTTTCAGTTGCGGCTCCGCCAGTTCCACCTGAGCGGCAATTTCTTCCCGATCAAGCGGCCGCATCAAACGGCGGACAGACGTCAGCCAGACGACGATCGCTGTGAGAGCATACACACCTGCCGTCAGCGCGTAGCGAAACGAATCTTCCAGCAGCCAGTACCAGTCAACAAATCCGGCGATCGTCAGACACGTAAGAAATGTCACGAGTCCTGCGCAGATTCCGCGGGCAACAATCAGCCAGCGTCTTCGACGAGCAAACTGCCGAAGCTTTGCGGCCACAATCGGATCAAGATTGGTACTCATGAGGCACGCGTCCAGCGTGGAGGGGTGGGGCAGGCGAGGGTATCGGCAGCGGAACCTGTCGATCAGTGTGTCCCACAGAATACGTGCCGATTCGGGGCTGTGGAAGCCGCTTTCAGCAGATCTGCAGAACAGAACGCTACGTCAGCATTGAAGTCCGTTTTCGGGCACGCCAATTCCTGGCGAATGGTGGCGGACTAGGCGGCGATCTGGCCGTCAGACGGCTGGCGACTTGTATTGAGATCGTCAATCAGCGATCGCAGCAGCTCCACTGTCTGAAGTGTAGCGCCCTGTTGTGAGAGCACCACATTCTGAGCTCGCTGCCCAAAGTTCTTACGCTGTTGGCGATCCTGAATCAGTGTGTGCAGCGTTGGCAAAAGCTGATCGGGTGAACTGAGCTGCACACAGGCATGGTTTGCCCGGAATAACGCAACGACGTCGCGGAAATTGGACGTGTTGGGTCCAAACAGTACCGCTGCGCCATACGCGGCGGGTTCGATCATGTTCTGACCACCCCGGTTACCAAAGCTTCCGCCGACGAAGGCGATGTCGGCCAGCCCCCAGCAGGCGCTGAGTTCACCAATGGTGTCCAGTAGAATGGCGGGCAGTTCGGCGCCGGATTCAGCGTGAGTTGTCGCAGGGCGGAGTCTGGATTCGGGATCCATCAAATGTGATCGGCGGATGAAAGGCACGTTGTGACGAAAAAATACCTGGGCAACATCTTCGAATCGTTCTTTGTGCCGTGGAACGCTGACAAATCGAAGATTCGGGAATTCCTTTCGAAGCTGCAGCCAGGCCTGCAGGCAAAGCTCTTCTTCAGGCTCCTGCGTGCTACCCGCGATAAAGATCAGTTGATTGGCCTGAAGGCCCAGTGCCTGCCGAAGCGCGGTCGTTTTGGGGTTTTCCCGGTCGGTGTCCACGCCATCGAATTTGATCGATCCCGTGACCCATAACGCATCTGTTCTTGCTCCAAGCGATTTCAGGCGATCGGCGTACTGCTGCGATTGCGCGGCGATCAGCGAAATGCGAGCAAGTGTTGGCGCAATGAATGGACGAATACGCCGATAACCCCGCACGCTCCTGTCGCTCATACGGGCATTCACAATGGCAACCGATATGGTTCGATCGTGGCACGCTCTGATCAGGTTTGGCCAGATTTCAAGCTCCATCAGGACCAGCATTCGCGGCCGAATACGATCAAGGGCTGAGTTCACGGCCCAGGAAAAGTCCAGTGGAAACCAGGTGACACGGCAGTCCGGAAATCGTCGGACTGCCAGATCGTAACCGGTGTCTGTGGAAGTGCTGATGACAACGTCGTAATTGGCGTTGGTTTGCTGTCGAAATGCGGTAACCACTTTCTCCAGCTGAACCACTTCACCCACGCTGACGGCATGAAACCACACCACCGGTTTTTCCGCTGGTTGAGGATTCTGTTCGGCGTTTGGGCCGGATTGATGCGACGACTGGCAGCTCAAGGCTACAGCTTTGGCTGTGCCAAGAAACTTCTCACGAATGCCTCGGCGATACCTCCCGTGACGAAGCATCCGCCAGAGAATGAAGGGGCACAGCAAACACAGGATCGCTGCGTAGCCCAGGTTCAACATCCATGTCGTTGGGCGAACCGTCATCATTTTCCGCAGCACTTCTTGTACTTCTTGCCGCTGCCACAGGGGCATTGATCGTTGCGGCCGACCTTGGGTTCGTCATTGATGATGGGCTGAATGGCTTTGTTGGGTTCACCGGGTTCCGGGCCGCTGGTCTGGTATTCTTCGGTCGGTTCGGGTGGTGGTGCGACGTCGTGTGCGGTCGCAGTGATCTGCCAGAGCGAGCCCACGAAGTTCGGGCTCTCATGTTCAATGCGGAAGATCGTCTGGGTGACTTGCTCACCAATCCGATCCCACATGGAATTGAATGCGCGGCGGCCTTCTCGTTTGTATTCGGTACGTGGGTCTTTCTGAGCGTATCCGACAAAGCCGATGCCCTGCCGCAGGTGCCCCATGAAGTACAAATGATCTTTCCAGGACGTATCCAGGATCTCCAGCAACACAGAACGTTCGGTCTGCTGCATTTCGGGTCGCGCGGCTCTGTCCATCCGATGCAGAATGAATGCGCGGGCTTTGTCCGTTGTCAGCTTTCGGAGTTGTTCGGCATCCAGAGAAACGTGGAGTTCTTTTTCGCCCCAGGTGACCAGTTCTTCGATCTGCAGATCGCTGAGCTTTTGTGGTTCGGATGTCGAATCTCCAAGTACAGCATCCAGTTTCTGTTCGACCACGCTGCTGTCAGGCCTCGCGGAAAGGAACGCTTTGCTGGCATCGGCAAGAGTTTCAAAGATCTGTTCGAAGGAGCTTTCAGCGAATTGTTCCGGGTTGTACTGAGTACCAAATCGCGTGTTCGCCCATCGCGCCAGGCGTTCGCGATTTGCTTTTTCGCCGTGAGAGCCGTCGCCGGACAGAAAACTGTGCATCCCGACAGAAACCGGGAAGGTCACTTCTTTTTCATCGTATCGTGAACGTACGCGTTCTTTGAGCAGCGAAACGATCTGCGAAAGTTCGAGGTCTGAAAAATCTTCGGGGCGCAGATTCAGGGTGAAGTGGAAATTGGCCCAGCCGGCGAGACTTCGTTGCTGGAACTGATCATCCAGAAACGTGTGCAGATCCTTCAGTTCCCAGCGTTCCATGGACTTCTTTGCGTGCTCCATCAGAACGCCGTGCAGTTCGTCCCGATCGTGCTTGCGCAGATCGCGGTCATTCAGATTCAGATCGAATTGCCGGTTAGCCCATTTTGTCAGAGCCATCCAGTTCCAGTCCGTCTTTGTCTCTGAGTCTGCCGGCAAATCGATATCGATTTGTTCGTAGGTCAGTGTCTCAGCCTGAGCATGCCCTTCGTCTCTCAGGTATTGTTCGAGCTGATTGAAGTCCATGTCGCGAATCTGGTAGGGCTCCACTTCCAGATGCAGTTTATGCCCGACCCACTCCTTGATTGTCTCCCATCGATAGTTGCGATCCAGGAAATGGGCGGCCCAGTGTTCGATCTGCTGATCCATCATCCCCAGCACCAGGGAGCGGGTGTCACAGCCATCGAGGATATCCTGACGATAGGAATACGTTCGCTTGCGCTGTTCATCCATCACTTCGTCATATTCCAGCAGGTTCTTCCGCTGGTCGAAGTGCCGTTCTTCGATCTTCTTCTGCGCGCCTTCGACGCGGCGAGTCACCATCGGGCTGACGATGGGTTCGCCTTCACTGAGCCCGGCCCACTGCATCACTCGCTTCACAAAGTCGCCGGCGAACAGTCGCATGAGCTTGTCATCAAGCGAGATGAAGAAGCGGCTGGAGCCCGGGTCGCCCTGTCGACCAGCACGGCCTCGCAGCTGCAGGTCGATACGGCGCGAGTCGTGTCGTTCGGTTCCGATGACGTGAAGTCCACCCAGTTGGGAGATTTCCTTGCCTTCTTCGATCATCCCTTCGCGTTCGGCAATGGCGCGGGTTAGTTCGTCCCATTCCGATTTTGGTACGTCCAGACGTGTGGCGTATTTTTCCTTCAGCTCTTCCCAGGCGATGTGTTCCGGGTTGCCGCCAAGAATGATGTCGGTACCGCGACCGGCCATGTTGGTGGCGATCGTTACTGCGCCTTTGCGTCCGGCCTGCGCAACAATTTCGGCTTCACGCTCGTGGAATTTTGCGTTCAGTACAGCGTGTTTGATGCCCTGTTTCACCAGTTTGTTGCTGACGAGCTCGGAGAGTTCGATGGACGTGGTACCAACCAGAACGGGGCGACCGGTTTTATGAACTTCGACAATCTCGTCGACGACGGCCTGCCATTTTTCCTTGTCCGTGCCGTAGATGTTGTCCGGGTAATTGATACGTTGCATGTGCCGGTTGGTAGGAACCGCAACAACGTCCAGCTTGTAAATCTTGTAGAACTCTTCGGCTTCGGTCATTGCTGTACCGGTCATGCCGCTGAGCTTCTTGTACAGTCGGAAGTAGTTTTGAAGAGTGATGGTCGCCAGGGTTTGCGACTCTTCCTTAATCTTCACACCTTCTTTGGCTTCGACGGCCTGGTGCAGACCGTCGCTCCATTGACGGCCTTCCATCTTACGGCCTGTGTTTTCGTCAACGATGACGACCTCTCCACGTTCGACCACATACTGGACGTCACGTTTGTAGAGGTAGTGAGCCTTCAGCGCGTTGTCGAGAAGGTGTGGCCACTCCATGTTGCCGGCCGTATAGAAACTTTCCACTCCTGCCAGCTGCTCCGCGCGACGCACACCTTCTTCGGTCAGGTGACAGGTGTGCTCCTTTTCCTTGACTTCGAAGTCGACATCCGGTTTCAGTTGTCGAGCGATCTGGTCTGCGCGGGGATACTTTTCAAGGTTGTCATGGGCGGGACCACTGATGATCAGCGGCGTGCGGGCTTCATCGATCAGAATATTGTCGATTTCGTCGACGACCGCATAATCCAGCGGCCCCTGCACCTGAAGCTCTTTGGTTGGCTTCATGTTGTCTCGCAGGTAGTCGAAACCAAACTGGTTACTTGTGCCATAGGTGATGTCGCAGGCATAGTGCTTTTGTCGTTCCTGCGGCCCCATGTTCGACTGAATGGCTCCGACACTTAAACCCAGATTCAGGTAGACCGGACCCATCCATTCCATGTCGCGCTGAGCCAGATAGTCGTTCACTGTGATCACGTGAACCTTGCCTGCCAGCGCGTTCAGGTACGTGGGCAGCGTTGCGACCAGTGTCTTACCTTCACCGGTGACCATTTCCGCAATCATGCCATGATGCAGGAAGTATCCACCGATCATCTGAACTTCGTAGTGTCGCATTTTCAGAAAACGACGTCCGGACTCCCGAACTGCAGCGAACGCTTCCGGAAGCAAATCGTCCAGAGTTTCTCCCGCGCGAAGCCGTGCGCGAA
Coding sequences within it:
- a CDS encoding 3-deoxy-D-manno-octulosonic acid transferase, which produces MMTVRPTTWMLNLGYAAILCLLCPFILWRMLRHGRYRRGIREKFLGTAKAVALSCQSSHQSGPNAEQNPQPAEKPVVWFHAVSVGEVVQLEKVVTAFRQQTNANYDVVISTSTDTGYDLAVRRFPDCRVTWFPLDFSWAVNSALDRIRPRMLVLMELEIWPNLIRACHDRTISVAIVNARMSDRSVRGYRRIRPFIAPTLARISLIAAQSQQYADRLKSLGARTDALWVTGSIKFDGVDTDRENPKTTALRQALGLQANQLIFIAGSTQEPEEELCLQAWLQLRKEFPNLRFVSVPRHKERFEDVAQVFFRHNVPFIRRSHLMDPESRLRPATTHAESGAELPAILLDTIGELSACWGLADIAFVGGSFGNRGGQNMIEPAAYGAAVLFGPNTSNFRDVVALFRANHACVQLSSPDQLLPTLHTLIQDRQQRKNFGQRAQNVVLSQQGATLQTVELLRSLIDDLNTSRQPSDGQIAA
- the secA gene encoding preprotein translocase subunit SecA encodes the protein MEFIEKVGDFFNAASGKIERGITNLFGSSNERRMKRLGFVRDRNGMTSIVPGSLLDRINQLESGFQKLSDDELRQCSEKFRARLRAGETLDDLLPEAFAAVRESGRRFLKMRHYEVQMIGGYFLHHGMIAEMVTGEGKTLVATLPTYLNALAGKVHVITVNDYLAQRDMEWMGPVYLNLGLSVGAIQSNMGPQERQKHYACDITYGTSNQFGFDYLRDNMKPTKELQVQGPLDYAVVDEIDNILIDEARTPLIISGPAHDNLEKYPRADQIARQLKPDVDFEVKEKEHTCHLTEEGVRRAEQLAGVESFYTAGNMEWPHLLDNALKAHYLYKRDVQYVVERGEVVIVDENTGRKMEGRQWSDGLHQAVEAKEGVKIKEESQTLATITLQNYFRLYKKLSGMTGTAMTEAEEFYKIYKLDVVAVPTNRHMQRINYPDNIYGTDKEKWQAVVDEIVEVHKTGRPVLVGTTSIELSELVSNKLVKQGIKHAVLNAKFHEREAEIVAQAGRKGAVTIATNMAGRGTDIILGGNPEHIAWEELKEKYATRLDVPKSEWDELTRAIAEREGMIEEGKEISQLGGLHVIGTERHDSRRIDLQLRGRAGRQGDPGSSRFFISLDDKLMRLFAGDFVKRVMQWAGLSEGEPIVSPMVTRRVEGAQKKIEERHFDQRKNLLEYDEVMDEQRKRTYSYRQDILDGCDTRSLVLGMMDQQIEHWAAHFLDRNYRWETIKEWVGHKLHLEVEPYQIRDMDFNQLEQYLRDEGHAQAETLTYEQIDIDLPADSETKTDWNWMALTKWANRQFDLNLNDRDLRKHDRDELHGVLMEHAKKSMERWELKDLHTFLDDQFQQRSLAGWANFHFTLNLRPEDFSDLELSQIVSLLKERVRSRYDEKEVTFPVSVGMHSFLSGDGSHGEKANRERLARWANTRFGTQYNPEQFAESSFEQIFETLADASKAFLSARPDSSVVEQKLDAVLGDSTSEPQKLSDLQIEELVTWGEKELHVSLDAEQLRKLTTDKARAFILHRMDRAARPEMQQTERSVLLEILDTSWKDHLYFMGHLRQGIGFVGYAQKDPRTEYKREGRRAFNSMWDRIGEQVTQTIFRIEHESPNFVGSLWQITATAHDVAPPPEPTEEYQTSGPEPGEPNKAIQPIINDEPKVGRNDQCPCGSGKKYKKCCGK